The Drosophila teissieri strain GT53w chromosome X, Prin_Dtei_1.1, whole genome shotgun sequence genome has a segment encoding these proteins:
- the LOC122625363 gene encoding putative uncharacterized protein DDB_G0288537, protein MASSATNVDGGSGTSTALPSLFPAVGAGAGVKDMDGLMAINDSALSQQIEFILQDAPMEQDDDPHQHSHVHHHHHSQHHPHSHSHQQQQQQHLQQQQQQQHHHPHHHLKLDNSSNNHPPTAAAVAAAAVAVATTAATAATSTNNSSASFSSSSSSSSNSNNSNHLDSQQQLLIQQQQQQHHLLNGRRIIIQATGNSSVLAASDIKEEDEEEEDPELNDENLQDIEEEAQAAEADEEPETTAHLSTQVKLELEEDEEVPDEEEEEDEDDDEELQHGQLEYQISAATQTATAATSSASGGAAATGGSQQLVQLPAGSIVSTTTHRLSVPVTEAALVQLQRRPVYISNAVGGLTAGTTYVRMPAAAVISRSPMTVLNVVQQALPATQLILQTQQQQTPAAAAAEQQLALALEQQRQQQEQQAQQQRQQQQEQQRQQQQQQQQQQQQQAQQEQQRQQQQQQQQQQQQQTHPVKHSASSSSSTNNSNTNSTNSNNNPPAATVTTSYQCVECVEKFDSKELFDIHRSGHANNMKCAICNMVLKSLKNYEKHCLRCKPYECQICGRVVRFRPNFIKHMRVHTGQQSERHKYKCEVCHKEFMSFEYFKVHKKIHNENVNLTCEICGKVFSALASLRGHSKLHSGVKLHKCDVCGKGFGQRYNLKIHARTHTGDFPFECKICKKKLHTQSSLQTHMQVHLRDQPGAVAAATAAGAASSKASNSSNSSNSSNSSSSNSSSNGVSAAVSAATTTTIVKLEPPHEMERPGTSSNQQLQQSQHHQMELDDQSGLSGDEEDGSGGGMNSSSHIVNATTNRLTTGEDSSESSNASLHLNQHSSTSSSPASQHQVSSHQQHVHQQQQQHSQQQYLVSAPTRTIVIKNYMQQGSQQHQQQQHTSDPTPVLHAQVIQSGAGTSNGSGNTSSTNSSSNSSTNIVTSNSAGNLTNGSQLIRKTPIIHHSTGSSNGSVGSALTSVVQQTGVISPAQSPSSSSTSCSSSTVLVSKATGVPLSIASSAAAALGGSTIIRSTRNHQQQQQQQPAQQQQRATQRNNHRNHHRRRHLADMDDDEDEDEDQPQQQTQQQTQQHHHHHSHHHNHHNHHFDDDDDDEKSSPSLATAAIIKVEPNLYSSGSGDNSNDMFIKEEVMFEDSAALHSPQSPPSSKFRISNFDSDLVDHHVDLNHSLPPYGNLFEPHSIPDSIPVQLYPDDDDDFRLDHSSLGGLHNTTSSSTTDGDFIKKEWVYGTGASSYAMNGKFDDDSDALCDAANFIYN, encoded by the exons ATGGCCAGCAGCGCGACGAACGTCGACGGCGGAAGCGGGACGTCGACGGCGCTGCCATCGCTCTTTCCCGCCGTTGGCGCCGGTGCCGGTGTAAAGGATATGGACGGACTAATGGCCATTAACGATAGCGCCCTATCGCAACAGATCGAATTTATACTGCAGGATGCTCCCATGGAGCAGGACGATGATCCTCACCAGCATTCGCATGTGCATCACCACCATCACTCGCAGCATCATCctcactcgcactcgcatcagcagcagcagcagcagcatcttcagcagcaacagcagcagcagcaccaccatccGCATCATCATCTGAAGctggacaacagcagcaacaaccacccaccgacagcagcagcagtagcagcagcagccgtagcagtagcaacaacggcagcaacagcagccacatcaaccaacaacagcagcgcttccttcagcagcagcagcagcagcagtagcaatagcaacaacagcaatcacTTGGACAGCCAGCAACAGTTGCTcatacagcagcaacagcagcaacatcactTGTTAAACGGACGCCGCATTATAATCCAGGCCACGGGCAACTCGTCCGTTTTGGCCGCCAGCGATAtcaaggaggaggacgaggaggaggaagatcCCGAGCTGAACGATGAGAATCTGCAGGATATCGAAGAGGAGGCTCAGGCAGCCGAGGCCGATGAGGAGCCCGAAACTACCGCGCATTTGTCCACGCAAGTTAAGCTGGAGCTGGAAGAGGATGAGGAAGTGcccgacgaggaggaggaagaggatgaggacgatgacgaggaATTGCAGCACGGCCAGCTGGAGTACCAAATTAGTGCGGCCACGCAAACAGCCACTGCAGCGACGAGTAGTGCTTCTGGTGGCGCTGCAGCAACCGGAGGATCCCAGCAATTGGTACAACTGCCCGCCGGGAGTATCGTGAGCACTACCACCCACCGATTGTCGGTGCCCGTGACCGAGGCGGCTTTGGTGCAGCTGCAACGACGACCTGTCTACATAAGCAACGCTGTGGGCGGGCTAACAGCCGGCACAACCTATGTGAGAATGCCGGCGGCCGCCGTGATCAGCCGGAGTCCCATGACGGTGCTGAATGTGGTGCAACAGGCGTTGCCGGCCACTCAGCTGATATTGcaaacacaacagcaacagacgccggcagcggcagcggctgAACAGCAATTGGCCTTGGCCTTGGagcagcaaaggcagcagcaggaacagcaggcccagcaacaaaggcagcaacagcaagaacagcaaaggcaacagcagcagcagcaacaacaacagcaacagcagcaggcgcaacaagaacagcagaggcagcagcaacagcaacaacagcagcagcagcagcagcaaacccATCCAGTGAAACATTCAGCATCCAGCTCTTCCtccaccaacaacagcaacacaaactccaccaacagcaacaacaacccgCCGGCAGCGACTGTGACCACCAGTTACCAGTGCGTCGAGTGTGTGGAGAAGTTCGATTCCAAGGAGCTCTTCGACATCCATCGCAGTGGCCATGCCAATAACATGAAGTGCGCCATCTGCAACATGGTGTTGAAGTCCCTGAAGAACTACGAGAAGCACTGCCTGCGCTGCAAGCCGTACGAGTGCCAGATATGCGGTCGAGTCGTCCGTTTCCGGCCGAACTTCATCAAGCATATGCGTGTGCATACGGGCCAGCAGTCGGAGCGGCACAAATACAAGTGCGAGGTGTGCCACAAGGAGTTCATGAGCTTCGAGTACTTCAAGGTGCACAAGAAGATCCACAACGAGAATGTGAACCTGACTTGCGAGATCTGCGGCAAGGTGTTCAGTGCCCTGGCATCGCTGCGCGGCCATTCCAAGCTGCATTCGGGTGTTAAGCTGCACAAATGCGACGTATGCGGCAAGGGTTTCGGACAGCGCTACAACCTGAAGATTCACGCCAGAACGCACACGGGTGACTTCCCCTTCGAGTGCAAGATCTGCAAGAAGAAGCTGCACACACAGTCCTCGCTGCAGACGCACATGCAGGTCCATCTGCGGGATCAACCTGGCGCGGTTGCGGCCGCCACTGCTGCCGGAGCAGCCTCCTCGAaggccagcaacagcagcaattcaagcaacagcagcaattccagcagcagcaattccAGCAGCAACGGCGTATCGGCAGCGGTGTCGGCAGCCACAACGACTACAATTGTCAAGCTGGAGCCGCCGCACGAGATGGAGAGGCCAGGCACCAGTAGTAatcagcagttgcagcagtcGCAACACCATCAAATGGAACTAGACGACCAGTCGGGACTGAGCGGGGACGAGGAGgatggcagcggcggcggtaTGAATTCCTCCTCGCATATTGTGAACGCAACCACCAATCGCTTGACCACCGGCGAGGACTCATCGGAGTCCTCGAATGCCTCGCTACACCTGAACCAGCACTCCTCCACCTCATCCTCGCCAGCCTCGCAGCACCAAGTGTCGTCGCACCAGCAGCAtgtgcatcagcagcagcaacagcactcgCAGCAGCAATATCTCGTTTCCGCACCAACACGAACGATCGTCATTAAGAACTACATGCAGCAGGGAtcccagcagcaccagcagcagcaacatacCTCCGATCCAACGCCCGTGCTGCATGCACAGGTCATCCAGAGCGGTGCAGGCAccagcaacggcagcggcaacaccTCCTCCAccaatagcagcagcaacagtagTACCAACATTGTCACCAGCAACTCCGCCGGCAATCTCACCAATGGCTCGCAGTTGATACGAAAGACGCCGATCATACATCATTCAACTGGtagcagcaacggcagcgtTGGCTCCGCGTTGACCAGTGTGGTGCAGCAAACAGGTG TTATTTCGCCAGCTCAATCGCCGTCATCATCCTCGACCTCTTGCTCCTCATCCACGGTGCTGGTTTCCAAAGCCACCGGTGTGCCACTATCGATAGCTTCCTCGGCGGCGGCTGCACTCGGAGGCTCCACTATCATACGCAGCACAAGgaatcaccagcagcagcagcagcagcaaccagcccaacaacagcagcgggcAACGCAGCGCAACAACCACCGAAATCACCACCGACGTCGTCATCTGGCGGACATGGATgacgatgaagatgaagacgaagatcagccgcagcagcagacgCAGCAGCAAACGCAacagcatcaccatcatcacAGTCACCATCACAACCATCACAATCATCATttcgatgacgatgacgacgatgagaAATCGTCACCGTCCCTGGCCACAGCAGCCATTATAAAAGTGGAACCGAATCTGTATTCCTCGGGCTCTGGTGACAACTCCAACGATATGTTCATCAAGGAGGAGGTCATGTTTGAGGATTCGGCTGCCCTGCATTCCCCGCAATCGCCGCCAAGCTCGAAATTCCGTATCTCCAATTTTGATAGTGATCTGGTTGATCATCATGTTGATCTGAATCATTCGCTGCCGCCGTATGGTAATTTGTTTGAACCGCATTCCATACCGGATAGCATACCGGTGCAACTGTATCcggatgatgacgatgacttTCGGCTGGATCATAGTTCGCTGGGTGGACTGCACAACACAACGTCGTCGTCGACCACCGATGGGGACTTCATCAAGAAGGAATGGGTATACGGCACGGGCGCTAGTTCCTATGCCATGAACGGCAAGTTTGATGACGACAGCGATGCCCTGTGCGATGCGGCCAATTTCATTTACAATTGA